One window from the genome of Luteithermobacter gelatinilyticus encodes:
- the tmk gene encoding dTMP kinase, translating into MADKTLAHSGSSFKGRFITFEGGEGVGKSTQALRLRERLEHHGIEVVLTREPGGAPGAEAIRGLLVTGGTDKWTPMTETLLHYAARRDHLDRTVLPALRAGKWVICDRYADSTLAYQGYAQGLGVDRILDLHKIVTDNFWPDFTLLLNGGASLGLERARMRQKTETGQQREDRYERMGKGFHEKLREAFLDIAAKNPQRITVIAAEGRVDDVEERIWQCVKDRFGLE; encoded by the coding sequence GTGGCCGATAAAACACTTGCCCATTCTGGTTCGTCGTTTAAGGGCCGCTTTATTACCTTTGAAGGCGGGGAAGGGGTGGGCAAGTCCACCCAGGCCTTGCGGCTCAGGGAAAGGCTGGAACACCACGGGATAGAAGTGGTGTTGACCCGGGAGCCAGGCGGGGCGCCGGGGGCGGAAGCAATTCGTGGGCTTCTGGTAACCGGTGGCACGGATAAATGGACCCCCATGACCGAAACCCTGTTGCATTATGCGGCCCGGCGCGACCATCTGGATCGGACGGTGCTGCCGGCATTACGGGCAGGGAAATGGGTTATCTGTGATCGTTATGCCGATTCCACCCTGGCGTATCAGGGATATGCCCAAGGGCTTGGGGTGGATAGGATTCTTGACCTGCATAAGATCGTGACCGACAACTTCTGGCCTGACTTTACCCTGCTTTTGAATGGCGGGGCCTCGTTGGGGTTAGAGCGGGCCAGAATGCGGCAAAAGACGGAGACAGGGCAACAGCGCGAAGACCGGTATGAAAGAATGGGGAAGGGATTCCACGAAAAACTGCGTGAGGCCTTTCTTGATATTGCCGCGAAAAACCCGCAGCGGATTACCGTGATCGCTGCGGAAGGCCGTGTCGACGACGTGGAAGAACGCATCTGGCAGTGTGTGAAAGACCGGTTTGGACTGGAGTGA
- the metG gene encoding methionine--tRNA ligase encodes MSSAFYITTPIYYVNDKPHIGHAYTTLACDVLARFKRLDGYEVMFLTGTDEHGQKVEKSARAAGKTPQEFCDDVSQGFRKLATFMNFSNDDFIRTTEERHKRAVQALWRKLEDNGQIYLDKYAGWYSVRDEAFYAESELIEGEGGEKLAPTGAPVEWVEEESYFFRLSAWGEELLKWYDTLPEAVLPKSRRNEVKSFVEGGLRDLSISRTSFQWGVPVPGNDKHIMYVWIDALTNYLTAVGYPDMDSAIFRKFWPADMHMVGKDILRFHAVYWPAFLMAAEIPLPRRIFAHGWWTNEGQKISKSIGNVIDPFQIVEEFGLDQVRYFLMREVPFGNDGDYSRQAMINRINSDLANDLGNLAQRSLSMIYKNCESRIPVPGTLTQADRDILAAADGLLEKVREKMDEQAFHQALEVIWKVVSDANGYFAGQEPWALKKTDPERMGTVLYVTAEVIRQVGILIQPFMPDSAAKMLDQLNLDQAARGFDQLGETGRLPSGTVLDKPQGVFPRFVEQEA; translated from the coding sequence ATGTCGTCTGCTTTTTACATTACGACGCCCATCTATTATGTGAATGACAAACCGCATATTGGCCATGCCTATACCACGCTGGCCTGTGATGTTCTTGCGCGTTTTAAACGGCTGGACGGGTATGAAGTGATGTTTCTGACGGGCACGGACGAACATGGTCAGAAAGTCGAAAAATCCGCTCGGGCCGCCGGCAAAACGCCGCAGGAATTCTGTGATGATGTGTCTCAGGGATTCCGTAAGCTGGCCACGTTCATGAATTTTTCCAATGATGATTTTATCCGCACTACTGAAGAACGTCACAAACGGGCGGTTCAGGCGTTGTGGCGAAAACTGGAAGATAATGGTCAGATCTATCTGGATAAATATGCCGGATGGTATTCGGTGCGTGATGAAGCCTTTTATGCTGAAAGCGAACTGATCGAGGGGGAAGGCGGTGAAAAGCTGGCGCCTACGGGCGCGCCAGTGGAATGGGTGGAAGAAGAGAGTTATTTTTTCCGTCTTTCCGCCTGGGGGGAGGAGCTTCTCAAATGGTATGACACGCTGCCGGAGGCGGTTCTGCCCAAAAGTCGCCGCAACGAAGTGAAAAGTTTTGTGGAAGGGGGGCTCAGGGATCTGTCCATTTCCCGCACCAGTTTTCAGTGGGGCGTGCCAGTGCCGGGCAATGACAAACACATCATGTATGTCTGGATTGACGCGCTGACCAATTATCTGACGGCCGTGGGCTACCCGGATATGGACAGCGCTATTTTCCGCAAATTCTGGCCCGCCGATATGCATATGGTGGGCAAGGATATTCTGCGGTTTCATGCGGTCTACTGGCCGGCTTTTCTTATGGCGGCCGAAATTCCCTTGCCCCGGCGTATTTTTGCCCATGGCTGGTGGACCAATGAGGGACAGAAAATATCCAAATCCATTGGTAACGTGATTGACCCGTTCCAGATTGTTGAGGAATTCGGTCTGGACCAGGTGCGCTATTTCCTGATGCGGGAAGTGCCGTTTGGCAATGATGGGGATTATTCCCGGCAGGCCATGATCAACCGCATCAACAGCGATCTGGCCAATGATCTGGGCAATCTGGCCCAGCGCAGCCTCAGCATGATCTACAAAAATTGTGAATCTCGTATCCCCGTCCCCGGTACGTTAACGCAGGCCGATCGTGATATTCTCGCTGCTGCCGACGGGCTTTTGGAAAAAGTGCGTGAAAAAATGGACGAGCAGGCCTTTCACCAGGCGCTGGAAGTTATCTGGAAGGTTGTTTCTGACGCGAATGGGTATTTTGCGGGGCAGGAACCTTGGGCGCTCAAGAAAACCGATCCGGAACGCATGGGCACAGTATTGTATGTCACGGCAGAAGTTATTCGCCAGGTGGGAATCCTTATTCAGCCGTTCATGCCCGATAGTGCAGCAAAA
- a CDS encoding DNA polymerase III subunit delta', which translates to MEELEMVPHARLCREVIGHEAASRLFLDAFNADKLHHAWMITGPRGIGKASLAYHMARFLLHHAPTEEAGGGLFGDTLEKTALTTLATDPESRTNQLINAGSHPDLLSIERGLDEKTGKRRKEIVIDEVRRLQGFFNTTSSDGGWRIAIIDSADEMNRNAANALLKVLEEPPRHALLFILAHAPGRLLPTIRSRCRQMRLKPLTDQAVAEILRRENPELPEEELAGYAVLSEGSPGYALNLVHQKGLELYSQILSLLSTLPEVNVPALHVLAGELAGRNNQDRFRLFGELLLRFMNRMTRHAALSAQEQVSSVHPVMTGELELMASLGQRIPLDQWGELWEKVSQLITRTDAVNLDRKLVVINIFSMISQTVKG; encoded by the coding sequence ATGGAAGAACTTGAAATGGTCCCCCATGCCCGCCTGTGTCGGGAAGTTATCGGGCATGAGGCGGCATCACGCCTGTTCCTTGATGCCTTTAATGCCGACAAACTGCATCATGCGTGGATGATCACCGGCCCGCGCGGTATTGGTAAGGCCTCGCTGGCTTATCACATGGCGCGGTTTTTATTGCATCATGCGCCGACAGAGGAGGCAGGCGGCGGTCTTTTTGGCGACACCCTGGAAAAGACGGCGCTTACAACTCTGGCCACTGATCCCGAAAGCCGGACCAATCAATTGATTAATGCGGGAAGTCATCCTGACCTGTTGAGCATAGAACGGGGCCTGGATGAGAAAACCGGCAAACGGCGCAAGGAGATTGTCATTGACGAGGTGCGCCGGCTTCAGGGGTTTTTTAATACCACTTCCAGCGATGGGGGCTGGCGCATCGCCATCATAGACAGTGCCGATGAAATGAATCGTAATGCGGCCAACGCCTTACTGAAGGTTCTTGAAGAACCTCCTCGTCATGCTTTGCTTTTCATTCTGGCGCATGCGCCGGGCCGACTGTTGCCCACCATCAGGTCGAGATGCCGTCAGATGCGTCTGAAACCGCTCACGGATCAGGCCGTGGCTGAAATTTTGCGGCGGGAAAATCCAGAGCTTCCCGAAGAGGAGCTTGCGGGCTATGCCGTACTTAGCGAAGGCAGCCCGGGATATGCGCTGAACCTGGTGCATCAGAAGGGACTGGAGCTTTACAGTCAAATACTTTCGCTATTATCCACTCTGCCAGAGGTGAACGTGCCGGCCCTGCATGTGTTGGCCGGCGAACTGGCCGGGCGCAATAATCAAGACAGATTCCGTCTGTTTGGAGAGCTTTTGCTGCGTTTCATGAACCGCATGACCCGGCATGCAGCATTATCCGCCCAGGAGCAGGTCTCGTCCGTTCATCCGGTGATGACAGGGGAGCTTGAGCTTATGGCGTCGCTCGGTCAAAGAATTCCGCTTGATCAATGGGGCGAGCTATGGGAAAAGGTTAGCCAATTAATAACCCGCACCGATGCCGTCAACCTGGATCGGAAACTTGTCGTCATCAACATTTTTTCCATGATCAGCCAGACGGTGAAGGGTTAA